The genome window ATGAAACAACTGCCATTGTTTCAATTGTTCACCTGAGAATGAATAAACCGCAATAATTAAAATAAGATAAAAGACAGCTTTAAAAATGTTGACTGCAGTTCTCATTTCGAATTCACTAAAGGGGAAAGCGTGTAGAAATCCAATAATCAGGCTGAGGACAGCCAATCCAAATATCAAATAGTAAATTTTGCCAAATAAGGCTGAAAAAATAACAGCTTTCTTACTTTTTTCAATTTGAATAAGCTCTGCTTCTATCCTGCTGAATGTTGATGTAAGATTGTGCATTGTAATTGTATTCAATTGCATTTTCAAGGCAAAGGTAACAGCAGTGAAAAAATAAATTAAGAGTCAATCGGTTTAATGTACTTTTGTGGTGCCAATATTTGAAATAATAACCCTATGGCAATTTATCTGACTATTGCTTTGATAATATTGTTGATTGCGATATTAATAGCATATAATTCAATTATTTACAGAAAGAATCAGGTGGACAATGCCTTTGCCGGTATTGATACCATGTTGAAAAAAAGATATGAACTGATACCTGCCCTTACCGAAACTGTTAAAGCTTATATGGCGCATGAAAGAGAGCTTTTGGAAGGAGTTACCCGGTTAAGGAATTTGTATTTATCAGAAAATCAGCAATCAGGGAAAATTGAATTTGCCGATCAGCTTGCCAGACAGGTAGGAGAGTTGTTTGTTCAGGTTGAAAATTATCCGCAGCTGAA of Sphingobacteriales bacterium contains these proteins:
- a CDS encoding LemA family protein yields the protein MAIYLTIALIILLIAILIAYNSIIYRKNQVDNAFAGIDTMLKKRYELIPALTETVKAYMAHERELLEGVTRLRNLYLSENQQSGKIEFADQLARQVGELFVQVENYPQL